Proteins from a genomic interval of Schistocerca piceifrons isolate TAMUIC-IGC-003096 chromosome 3, iqSchPice1.1, whole genome shotgun sequence:
- the LOC124790038 gene encoding glycine-rich protein-like, producing the protein MKLLLVVCAVLALAVARPGYLGGAAGYYGAPALAYGGYGGYAAYGPAFVAVGPGGYLVDTPEVAAARSAHFAAVAETKARDAAVNAADAAHAGYGAYGLGYGLHGLGYGYHH; encoded by the exons ATGAAGCTCCTGCTG GTTGTTTGCGCCGTGCTGGCTCTCGCCGTGGCGAGGCCGGGCTACCTGGGCGGAGCGGCCGGCTACTACGGCGCCCCAGCCCTGGCGTACGGCGGGTACGGCGGGTACGCCGCCTACGGCCCGGCGTTCGTCGCCGTGGGTCCCGGCGGGTACCTCGTGGACACCCCTGAAGTGGCCGCCGCGCGCAGCGCCCACTTCGCCGCCGTCGCCGAAACCAAGGCGCGCGACGCCGCCGTCAACGCCGCCGACGCCGCCCACGCAGGCTACGGCGCCTACGGGCTGGGGTACGGCCTTCACGGGCTCGGCTACGGATACCACCACTGA